The following proteins come from a genomic window of Bacteroidota bacterium:
- a CDS encoding aldose epimerase family protein, producing the protein MSSTDNATVTEAAFGQLPDGREATLYTLSNASGMTVKITNYGGAITSIMVPDKNGEMGEVTLGYDSVEKYVAGNPFFGVIAGRYANRIAKGQFSIDGESYTLAVNNGENHLHGGLEGFDKKLWDAEAFQNESGVGVVLQYVSPDGEEGYPGEVAAKVTYTLTPANAIQMDYEATTDKPTVINLTNHAYFNLKDGGASTILDHKMRIVADKYIPTDAGNIPLGPLVDVEGTPFDFRTATAIGDRIEADEIQIEYGFGYDHTFVVDGSGMRLAAEVHDESTGRFMEVLTTEPGIQFYTGNHLNSQFTGRGITYATRSGFCLETQRYPDSPNQPDYPTARLDPGETYETTTVYRFSTR; encoded by the coding sequence ATGTCGTCAACGGACAATGCTACCGTAACCGAGGCCGCTTTTGGGCAGTTGCCAGACGGGCGCGAGGCCACCCTGTATACACTTTCCAATGCTTCTGGCATGACTGTCAAAATCACCAATTATGGTGGCGCAATTACATCGATCATGGTGCCGGATAAAAACGGCGAAATGGGTGAGGTAACGCTTGGGTATGATTCTGTTGAAAAGTATGTTGCGGGCAACCCGTTTTTTGGTGTGATTGCCGGCCGGTACGCCAACCGTATTGCAAAAGGGCAATTCAGCATCGACGGAGAATCGTACACGTTGGCTGTGAACAACGGCGAGAACCACCTGCATGGCGGCCTCGAAGGCTTTGATAAAAAGTTGTGGGATGCGGAAGCTTTTCAGAATGAATCAGGCGTTGGCGTGGTATTGCAGTACGTAAGCCCTGATGGCGAAGAAGGATATCCGGGAGAGGTTGCGGCCAAGGTTACGTATACCCTTACACCGGCCAATGCCATCCAGATGGATTATGAGGCTACTACAGACAAACCGACCGTTATCAATCTTACCAATCACGCCTATTTCAATCTGAAAGATGGCGGCGCCAGCACCATCCTCGATCACAAAATGCGCATCGTTGCCGACAAATACATTCCAACTGATGCAGGAAATATTCCCCTCGGCCCGCTGGTAGATGTTGAAGGTACACCATTTGATTTCCGGACGGCAACAGCAATTGGTGATCGCATCGAAGCGGATGAGATCCAGATAGAATATGGATTTGGGTACGACCATACGTTTGTGGTCGATGGCAGTGGGATGCGCCTTGCAGCTGAAGTGCACGATGAAAGCACGGGCAGGTTTATGGAAGTTCTCACAACGGAGCCTGGCATCCAGTTTTACACAGGTAACCACCTGAATAGCCAGTTCACGGGCCGGGGCATTACCTATGCAACCCGTTCTGGATTTTGCCTCGAAACCCAGCGCTATCCGGATTCCCCTAACCAACCAGACTATCCTACAGCACGGCTTGATCCAGGGGAAACGTATGAGACCACAACAGTTTATCGGTTTTCGACCCGATAG
- a CDS encoding mercuric reductase produces the protein MQSFDHIILGTGQATGTLLGGLLATGESIAIIEGGKIGGSCVNVGCTPTKTLVASARVAHMARRGAAYGVFTDNLRVSFPDVMARMDKVRNSSRQGLEGWITSQEQITLFRGWGKFVGERQIQIGDEVITGHKIYINVGTRTRVANMKGIDAVPWLDSGRLLDLEALPEHLVIMGGSYIGLEFAQAFRRFGSEVTVIEHNSRLVKHEDEDISAAITDILAEEGINIETSVSACCVEQTADGGIRVFEDRAGDRSFEGSHLLLGVGREPATGGLGLDAAGIEIDDRGYIKVDDYCNTTAKNVFAVGDVNGHGAFTHTSVNDAEIVLDQMRGGDRKLSDRIVTYGLFIDPALGRVGLTEAQALAKGYRVLKATRPMAKISRAKEMGETKGFVKLLVDADTDLFLGVAILGIGGDEIINMFTPMMNNKITYKTFRKSVLVHPTVSELLPWTLDALKPVEAQAG, from the coding sequence ATGCAGTCCTTCGATCACATCATTCTTGGGACCGGTCAGGCGACAGGTACGTTACTGGGCGGTTTACTGGCTACCGGTGAATCTATAGCCATCATAGAAGGGGGAAAGATTGGTGGATCCTGTGTGAATGTTGGATGTACGCCAACCAAAACCCTGGTAGCCAGTGCCCGCGTTGCGCACATGGCACGACGAGGGGCTGCGTATGGTGTTTTTACAGATAACTTGCGGGTTAGTTTTCCTGATGTGATGGCCCGCATGGACAAGGTTCGCAACAGCAGCCGGCAGGGGCTTGAAGGCTGGATAACGTCTCAGGAGCAAATTACGCTATTCAGAGGATGGGGCAAGTTTGTGGGGGAACGGCAAATCCAGATTGGCGATGAAGTGATCACCGGGCATAAGATTTACATCAACGTGGGGACACGGACGCGCGTTGCAAACATGAAAGGTATTGATGCGGTCCCGTGGCTTGATAGCGGCAGGTTGCTCGATCTCGAAGCGTTGCCCGAGCATCTCGTAATTATGGGCGGGAGTTATATAGGGCTTGAATTTGCACAGGCTTTTCGCCGGTTTGGATCAGAAGTAACAGTTATCGAACACAACAGCCGGCTCGTGAAACACGAAGACGAAGACATATCTGCTGCCATCACCGATATCCTGGCAGAAGAAGGCATCAACATCGAAACTAGCGTGTCTGCGTGCTGTGTTGAGCAGACTGCCGATGGCGGCATTCGCGTCTTTGAGGACAGAGCGGGTGATCGATCCTTTGAAGGTTCACATTTATTGCTGGGGGTTGGCCGGGAGCCGGCAACTGGCGGACTTGGGCTCGATGCTGCCGGTATTGAAATCGATGACCGCGGATACATCAAAGTAGACGATTACTGCAACACGACAGCCAAAAATGTATTTGCTGTTGGAGACGTGAACGGGCATGGTGCGTTCACGCATACTTCTGTAAACGACGCTGAAATTGTACTGGATCAGATGCGTGGGGGAGATCGGAAATTGTCTGACCGTATTGTAACCTATGGCTTGTTTATCGATCCGGCGCTTGGGCGGGTAGGGCTTACGGAAGCGCAGGCACTGGCAAAGGGATACCGAGTCTTGAAAGCGACGCGTCCGATGGCCAAAATCAGCCGTGCAAAAGAAATGGGTGAAACCAAAGGGTTTGTCAAACTCCTGGTAGATGCAGATACCGATCTGTTTCTGGGCGTAGCTATTCTCGGGATCGGAGGGGACGAAATCATCAATATGTTTACCCCGATGATGAACAACAAAATCACCTACAAAACATTCCGCAAGTCGGTATTGGTCCACCCAACGGTATCTGAGTTGCTCCCGTGGACGCTGGATGCGCTCAAGCCCGTTGAAGCGCAGGCTGGCTAG
- a CDS encoding spondin domain-containing protein, which produces MKLHRTILMSSCLLLLCGAFCSFSAVAQQSTATYTVTFASTWSAATHPEGFPSNPHFSGLIGATHDSTVTFWAPGAVASSGIESMAETGSKGSLTGEVNAQIDLGRAEHLLSGGGIGTSPGNTSLTFDVSAEFPLVSLVSMLAPSPDWFVGVHGLNLFEQGGWIESLTVDLFVYDSGTDSGTDYSSANADTQPAEDIFRIESAPFLINDVVAPLATFTFTLLSSVNTESDTALPNSFTAQLPYPNPFSLTTQLAVTTAETEHVQIEVFDILGRQRALLFAGTLSAGQTFRVAFDASGLPAGQYIVRYSHGTRRTSQLITLIR; this is translated from the coding sequence ATGAAACTGCACCGCACAATCCTGATGAGCAGCTGTCTGCTGTTGTTATGCGGTGCTTTTTGCTCGTTTTCGGCTGTTGCCCAGCAATCTACTGCCACCTACACAGTCACCTTCGCAAGTACCTGGAGTGCAGCTACCCATCCTGAAGGTTTTCCTTCAAACCCTCACTTTTCCGGACTCATAGGTGCCACACACGACTCAACTGTTACGTTCTGGGCCCCGGGTGCTGTTGCGTCCTCTGGTATAGAAAGCATGGCGGAAACCGGGAGTAAAGGAAGTCTCACTGGCGAGGTCAATGCCCAGATCGATTTGGGTAGGGCGGAGCATCTGCTTTCGGGTGGCGGTATCGGCACATCGCCGGGTAACACAAGCCTGACGTTTGATGTATCAGCCGAATTTCCGCTGGTAAGCCTCGTTTCGATGCTTGCGCCGAGTCCTGACTGGTTTGTTGGCGTCCACGGCCTCAATCTCTTTGAACAAGGTGGCTGGATCGAGTCGCTTACTGTAGATTTGTTTGTATACGATTCAGGCACCGACTCGGGCACCGATTATAGCTCAGCAAACGCTGATACGCAGCCCGCAGAAGACATTTTCAGAATTGAATCAGCGCCTTTCCTGATTAACGATGTCGTAGCGCCGTTGGCTACCTTTACCTTTACCCTGCTTTCATCTGTCAATACAGAATCAGATACGGCGTTGCCCAACAGTTTCACCGCACAACTTCCCTACCCCAATCCCTTTTCCTTAACGACCCAATTGGCGGTTACGACAGCTGAAACAGAGCATGTCCAGATTGAGGTGTTTGATATCCTTGGCCGCCAACGCGCCCTTTTATTCGCCGGCACCTTATCAGCAGGTCAAACTTTTCGCGTCGCATTTGATGCATCCGGACTTCCCGCCGGCCAGTATATCGTACGCTATTCCCACGGCACCCGGCGGACTTCTCAACTAATCACGTTGATCAGATAA
- a CDS encoding threonine/serine dehydratase, with amino-acid sequence MNDAALVTLADLQAAQQVIAGQLHRTPVAGSMQLSKRYGCRLFFKQEMFQKTGAFKVRGALNTLRHLPAVARKKGVITISAGNHAQALAWSAAAAGVDSTVVMPATAVEAKVVATRAYGGEVILTEDGLMDTCLQIQAERDLTLVHPFDDPHIIAGQGTMGLEILEDLPEVDVVITGIGGGGMISGVATAVKALRPSAKVIGVEPRGSNAMYQSLEAGHPVTLSHNKTIADGLAAPFAGSHTLAHVQAFVDEVVLVEEEEIVRAMFDIMEWCKVLPEPAAAASFAAVASKKIDFPPDATVLCILSGGNVDRARLKMLL; translated from the coding sequence ATGAACGACGCTGCCCTTGTTACCCTCGCTGACCTGCAGGCTGCGCAGCAAGTAATTGCCGGCCAATTGCATCGAACACCGGTTGCCGGTTCTATGCAATTGAGCAAGCGGTATGGTTGCCGGCTTTTTTTCAAGCAAGAGATGTTTCAGAAGACCGGCGCCTTCAAAGTGCGTGGCGCCCTGAATACCTTACGCCATCTTCCTGCAGTCGCGCGTAAGAAAGGGGTAATCACCATCTCGGCTGGCAACCATGCGCAGGCATTGGCGTGGAGTGCCGCTGCGGCAGGTGTGGATTCAACAGTTGTGATGCCAGCCACTGCCGTGGAAGCTAAAGTGGTTGCCACACGAGCTTATGGCGGAGAAGTCATTCTAACAGAAGACGGCCTCATGGACACTTGCCTGCAAATTCAGGCTGAGCGCGACCTGACGCTGGTTCACCCGTTTGACGACCCCCATATCATCGCAGGGCAGGGGACGATGGGCCTGGAAATCCTTGAAGACCTTCCGGAGGTAGACGTTGTAATAACCGGTATCGGTGGCGGTGGCATGATTTCCGGCGTTGCAACAGCCGTAAAGGCCCTGCGGCCTTCAGCTAAAGTAATTGGTGTTGAGCCCCGGGGCTCTAATGCAATGTACCAGAGCCTGGAAGCAGGCCACCCGGTTACCCTCTCGCACAACAAGACCATTGCAGATGGATTGGCCGCTCCGTTTGCCGGCTCCCACACACTGGCACACGTGCAGGCATTTGTTGATGAAGTTGTGCTGGTAGAAGAAGAGGAAATTGTGCGTGCAATGTTTGATATTATGGAGTGGTGTAAGGTATTGCCTGAGCCCGCTGCTGCCGCGTCTTTTGCTGCAGTGGCCTCGAAAAAAATTGACTTCCCACCTGATGCAACCGTTTTATGCATCCTGAGCGGTGGCAACGTAGATCGGGCACGCCTTAAAATGTTGTTGTAA
- a CDS encoding DUF3078 domain-containing protein: MTTVEKYSYRVILSGLLMFFFMSPATVLAQDEAAPDSTDWQKSIVANLAGSQASYDNWAEGGINSLAFTASLNGDFSRDYESWKQKHEMRFALGSLKQDSLDFRKADDLIQFVSNFLYQNEDTFAKWHPTASLELRTQFANGFDYSGDEPVKVSAFFAPATFAQTLGFTYQPQDWFTWLIGFGAKETIVGLEELRPLYGNDLDQTVRFETGLSTKGTYDRDIFENVHLKSSLGIFAAFDQFGDPDVRWENLVTMSVNSWLTVNFEFVTFYDLDISDQLQLKQVLSTGISVGLL; encoded by the coding sequence ATGACGACGGTAGAGAAATATTCTTATCGGGTGATTTTAAGTGGTCTGCTGATGTTCTTTTTTATGTCGCCGGCAACAGTGTTGGCGCAAGATGAAGCTGCACCTGATTCAACCGACTGGCAGAAAAGCATTGTTGCCAACCTGGCCGGCAGCCAGGCTTCTTATGATAACTGGGCAGAAGGTGGTATCAATTCACTTGCTTTCACAGCAAGCCTGAATGGCGACTTTTCCCGCGATTACGAGAGCTGGAAGCAGAAACACGAAATGCGTTTTGCGCTCGGCTCACTGAAGCAGGATTCGCTTGATTTCCGGAAAGCTGACGACCTGATTCAGTTTGTCTCCAACTTCCTCTACCAGAACGAAGACACTTTTGCCAAATGGCATCCAACGGCTTCCCTCGAGCTTCGTACGCAGTTTGCCAATGGATTTGACTACAGTGGTGATGAGCCTGTGAAAGTGTCAGCTTTCTTTGCGCCGGCCACGTTTGCACAGACGCTCGGTTTCACGTACCAGCCGCAAGACTGGTTTACCTGGCTGATTGGTTTTGGTGCAAAAGAAACCATTGTTGGTCTTGAAGAACTCCGTCCGCTGTACGGCAATGACCTGGACCAAACCGTACGGTTTGAGACGGGTTTGAGCACAAAAGGTACCTATGATCGCGACATCTTCGAAAACGTACACCTGAAAAGCTCACTCGGTATTTTTGCTGCATTTGACCAGTTCGGCGATCCTGATGTCCGCTGGGAAAACCTGGTGACGATGTCTGTTAATTCCTGGCTGACCGTGAACTTCGAGTTTGTAACGTTCTACGATCTTGATATTTCAGACCAGTTGCAGTTGAAGCAGGTACTGTCTACCGGTATTTCAGTTGGCTTGCTTTAG
- a CDS encoding peptidoglycan-binding domain-containing protein: MKKGLQLALALLFFFGSTAFAQDVTLADADLPPNAKAGECYARVLIPEQYKNTSERVLVREASERIETIPAVYRTVQERILVKEASERLETVPAVYETVTERLLVKPAYTTWKKGTGAITKVDNSTGEIMCLVEVPAEYKTVTKRVLKQDATTRKITVPAEYQTVSVRKLVEPAKERRIAIPEEYQTVVKREQVTDSRLEWRSILCETNTTTNVISSLQRALKMRGFDPGRIDGVMGQQTIEAISRYQRSKGMASGQLTMETLKSLNVI, from the coding sequence ATGAAAAAAGGTTTACAGTTAGCACTAGCCCTCCTGTTCTTCTTTGGATCTACGGCTTTCGCCCAGGATGTAACGCTTGCAGATGCAGACTTACCTCCTAACGCAAAAGCAGGCGAGTGCTATGCACGTGTTCTGATTCCCGAGCAGTACAAAAACACTTCAGAGCGCGTTTTGGTACGCGAAGCATCTGAGCGGATCGAAACCATTCCTGCAGTTTACCGCACGGTACAGGAACGCATTCTCGTGAAAGAAGCATCTGAGCGTCTTGAAACCGTTCCTGCTGTATACGAAACGGTTACCGAGCGTTTGCTTGTGAAGCCAGCTTATACAACCTGGAAAAAAGGCACCGGTGCCATCACCAAAGTTGACAACTCAACAGGTGAAATCATGTGTCTCGTAGAAGTACCAGCTGAGTACAAAACAGTAACAAAGCGCGTTCTGAAACAAGATGCAACGACGCGTAAAATCACTGTTCCTGCTGAATACCAGACCGTTAGCGTACGTAAACTGGTTGAGCCAGCTAAAGAGCGTCGTATTGCAATCCCTGAAGAATACCAGACGGTTGTAAAACGCGAGCAGGTAACAGATAGCCGTCTCGAATGGCGTTCTATCCTGTGCGAAACGAACACAACAACCAATGTGATCTCTTCATTGCAGCGTGCCCTCAAAATGCGTGGCTTTGATCCAGGCCGTATCGACGGTGTAATGGGTCAGCAGACCATCGAAGCAATTAGCCGTTACCAGCGCTCAAAAGGCATGGCCAGCGGTCAACTGACGATGGAAACGCTGAAGTCACTTAACGTGATCTAA
- the lspA gene encoding signal peptidase II yields MKKWPIILTLFVIITVVDQGTKYLAKEHLLGEGRISMANDMFRLQYSENRGAFLSMGANLPEPLRKGLFTGLVAVILVVFLIYLLRNNGFNRAAIIAGALMLSGGVGNLIDRVFNDGAVVDFLNVGFGSVRTGIFNVADMAIMAGLFLFIFVGKEVLPEEAVAPEGSKPTTEEGSAA; encoded by the coding sequence ATGAAAAAGTGGCCCATCATCCTGACGCTGTTTGTAATTATTACCGTCGTCGATCAGGGTACCAAATATCTGGCAAAAGAGCATTTGCTGGGCGAAGGACGCATCAGTATGGCGAACGATATGTTTCGGTTGCAGTATTCCGAAAACCGGGGGGCCTTCCTGAGTATGGGCGCCAACTTGCCTGAACCCCTGCGCAAGGGGCTGTTCACCGGGCTCGTGGCCGTTATTCTGGTTGTTTTCCTTATTTACCTGCTTCGTAACAATGGCTTTAACCGTGCTGCCATTATTGCCGGCGCGCTTATGCTGAGTGGGGGTGTGGGTAACCTTATCGACCGGGTGTTTAATGATGGGGCTGTGGTGGACTTCCTGAACGTGGGTTTTGGTTCGGTGCGGACAGGCATTTTTAATGTTGCCGATATGGCCATTATGGCCGGCCTGTTTCTCTTTATTTTTGTAGGCAAAGAGGTACTACCTGAAGAGGCAGTTGCGCCTGAAGGATCTAAACCTACAACGGAAGAGGGCAGCGCAGCCTGA
- the hisI gene encoding phosphoribosyl-AMP cyclohydrolase, with translation MKPEVLLEQVKYNADGLVTAIAQDEETDMILMVAYMNEATLRQTLETGTMTYWSRSRKKVWVKGESSGNTQDVLAVRIDCDGDALLFSVKQHGRAACHTGKVSCFYRRFDGEHLIEEGEQVFDPQAVYGQ, from the coding sequence ATGAAACCAGAAGTTTTACTTGAACAGGTCAAATACAATGCCGACGGGCTGGTAACCGCCATTGCACAGGATGAAGAGACGGATATGATCCTAATGGTGGCTTACATGAACGAAGCAACCCTGCGGCAAACCCTCGAAACGGGGACCATGACCTACTGGAGCCGGTCCCGCAAAAAGGTATGGGTCAAAGGAGAAAGCAGCGGCAATACCCAGGATGTGCTGGCAGTCCGGATTGACTGTGATGGTGATGCCTTGTTATTTAGTGTAAAGCAGCACGGCCGCGCTGCGTGCCATACAGGCAAGGTGAGTTGCTTCTATCGCCGGTTTGACGGGGAGCATTTGATTGAGGAAGGAGAACAAGTATTTGACCCGCAGGCTGTATACGGCCAATAG
- a CDS encoding cell wall hydrolase: MKKSIFLFFLLALWPVRLAMATHPVTDDFEALRARLEAMPPMEMDEILWLARCIYSESNKANEQEHIAWVVRNRVNTQYRGENYREVILEPLQFSLFNTNSTRRNYILGLNQNSNSKPWVSALNIALKIYQASPEDRPFSKKTRHFYSPVSMKNSKTPAWAKNATPLNSESFDIDPERFLFFEEIDQSKDPFLALKTPGERIDEVNESTREKLQPVRSKSSIRDRLKPSGRVARPMRPSNTKRKTTKRAGW; this comes from the coding sequence ATGAAAAAAAGTATCTTCTTATTCTTCCTCCTCGCCCTGTGGCCGGTGCGGCTTGCAATGGCAACACATCCTGTTACAGACGATTTTGAAGCACTCCGGGCGCGCCTGGAAGCCATGCCACCGATGGAAATGGACGAAATTCTCTGGCTCGCCCGGTGTATTTATTCAGAATCCAACAAAGCCAACGAACAAGAGCACATCGCATGGGTGGTGCGAAATCGCGTGAATACACAGTACAGGGGAGAAAACTACCGTGAAGTGATTTTGGAGCCGCTACAATTTAGCTTGTTTAACACCAATTCAACGCGGCGAAACTATATTCTCGGATTGAATCAAAATTCCAACTCCAAACCCTGGGTGAGCGCGCTCAACATTGCGCTAAAAATCTATCAGGCATCCCCAGAAGACCGGCCTTTTTCAAAGAAGACACGACATTTCTACAGCCCCGTTTCGATGAAAAACAGCAAGACGCCGGCGTGGGCTAAAAACGCCACACCCCTCAACTCCGAATCTTTCGATATCGACCCGGAGCGCTTTCTGTTTTTTGAAGAGATCGACCAGAGCAAAGACCCCTTTCTAGCTCTCAAGACTCCAGGAGAACGCATCGACGAAGTCAACGAAAGCACGCGAGAGAAACTGCAGCCGGTGCGGAGCAAATCATCGATAAGAGATCGCTTGAAGCCGAGTGGCCGCGTGGCGCGCCCGATGCGTCCGAGCAATACAAAGCGGAAGACGACAAAACGCGCCGGGTGGTAA